One genomic segment of Thalassospiraceae bacterium LMO-SO8 includes these proteins:
- the dapD gene encoding 2,3,4,5-tetrahydropyridine-2,6-dicarboxylate N-succinyltransferase encodes MTTDLQAAIEAAWDGRDAVTPQTQGATRDAIEAALDLLDKGQARVAEKTGGEWTVHQWLKKAVLLSFRLNDMAPISGGPGGSTWWDKVPSKFEGMSADDFKAAGFRAVPNCIVRRSAYIAPGVVLMPSFVNLGAYVDEGTMVDTWATVGSCAQIGKHCHISGGAGIGGVLEPLQAGPVIIEDNCFVGARSEVVEGVVVGEGSVISMGVFIGQSTKIVERETGKVHYGRVPPYSVVVPGSLPGKEGQPSLYCAVILKTVDEKTRSKTSINELLRD; translated from the coding sequence ATGACCACAGACCTGCAAGCCGCCATCGAGGCCGCCTGGGACGGCCGCGACGCCGTCACCCCCCAGACCCAGGGCGCCACCCGCGACGCCATCGAGGCGGCGCTGGACCTTCTGGACAAGGGTCAGGCCCGCGTCGCCGAGAAAACCGGCGGCGAATGGACCGTGCATCAGTGGCTGAAGAAAGCCGTGCTGCTGTCGTTCCGCCTCAACGACATGGCGCCGATTTCCGGCGGCCCCGGCGGGTCGACCTGGTGGGACAAGGTGCCGTCCAAGTTCGAGGGCATGTCGGCCGACGATTTCAAGGCCGCCGGCTTCCGCGCCGTGCCGAACTGCATCGTGCGGCGCTCCGCCTATATCGCGCCGGGCGTGGTGCTGATGCCGAGCTTCGTCAACCTGGGCGCCTATGTCGACGAAGGCACCATGGTCGATACCTGGGCCACGGTCGGCTCCTGCGCCCAGATCGGCAAGCATTGCCATATCTCCGGCGGTGCCGGGATCGGCGGCGTGCTGGAGCCCCTGCAGGCCGGCCCCGTGATCATCGAGGACAACTGCTTCGTCGGCGCCCGTTCGGAAGTGGTCGAGGGCGTTGTCGTCGGCGAAGGCTCGGTCATTTCCATGGGCGTGTTCATCGGCCAGTCGACCAAGATCGTCGAGCGCGAGACGGGCAAGGTGCACTACGGCCGCGTGCCGCCCTATTCCGTGGTCGTGCCGGGGTCGCTGCCGGGCAAGGAAGGCCAGCCGTCGCTGTACTGCGCGGTGATCCTGAAGACCGTGGACGAGAAGACCCGCTCCAAGACCTCCATCAACGAGCTGCTGCGCGACTGA
- the dapE gene encoding succinyl-diaminopimelate desuccinylase: protein MSSTDVIELSEALIRCPSVTPAEGGALDLLQTRLEALGFTCHRLPFTQDGTPDVDNLYARIGTDAPNFCFAGHTDVVPPGDAAGWASDPFKPEIRDGRLYGRGASDMKCAIAAMVAGTDAFLKSNGYPQGSISFLITGDEEGPSVNGTKKVLGWLAERGEKIDACLVGEPTNVKTLGDMVKIGRRGSLNCTITVTGTQGHVAYPHLADNPVPKLLKMLSALNDEPLDHGNDHFPATNLEITTVDVGNATTNLIPAQASARINIRFNDMHSGASLTKLIEDRCAAVMAGETKGSYDLDISVSGESFLTPPGQLSGVVAGAVQAVTGQDPELSTTGGTSDARFIKDHCPVVEFGLINETAHKMNENALVTEVRDLARIYQEVLKRFFAQ, encoded by the coding sequence ATGTCCTCGACCGACGTCATCGAACTGTCCGAAGCCCTGATCCGCTGCCCCTCCGTCACGCCGGCGGAGGGCGGGGCGCTCGACCTGCTGCAAACGCGGCTGGAAGCCCTGGGCTTCACCTGCCATCGCCTGCCCTTCACCCAGGACGGCACGCCGGACGTGGACAACCTGTATGCGCGCATCGGCACGGACGCGCCCAACTTCTGCTTCGCCGGGCACACGGACGTGGTGCCGCCGGGCGACGCGGCCGGCTGGGCGTCCGATCCGTTCAAACCGGAAATCCGCGATGGGCGGCTCTACGGGCGGGGGGCGTCGGACATGAAGTGTGCGATCGCCGCCATGGTCGCGGGCACGGACGCGTTCCTGAAATCGAACGGATATCCCCAGGGATCGATCTCGTTCCTCATCACCGGCGACGAGGAAGGCCCTTCCGTCAACGGCACCAAAAAGGTTTTGGGCTGGCTGGCCGAGCGCGGCGAGAAGATCGACGCCTGCCTGGTCGGCGAGCCGACCAACGTGAAAACCCTGGGCGACATGGTGAAGATCGGCCGGCGCGGCTCCCTCAACTGCACGATCACGGTGACCGGGACGCAGGGCCATGTCGCCTATCCGCACCTGGCCGACAATCCCGTGCCCAAGCTGTTGAAGATGCTGTCGGCGCTGAACGACGAGCCGCTCGATCACGGCAATGATCATTTCCCGGCGACCAACCTGGAGATCACCACCGTCGACGTCGGCAACGCGACGACCAACCTGATCCCGGCCCAGGCGTCGGCGCGCATCAACATCCGCTTCAACGACATGCATTCGGGCGCCAGCCTGACGAAACTGATCGAGGACCGCTGCGCCGCCGTCATGGCGGGGGAAACCAAGGGGTCCTACGACCTCGACATCTCCGTGTCCGGGGAATCGTTCCTGACCCCGCCGGGACAGCTGAGCGGCGTGGTCGCGGGGGCGGTCCAGGCCGTGACCGGCCAGGACCCGGAGCTGAGCACCACGGGCGGCACGTCCGACGCCCGGTTCATCAAGGACCACTGCCCGGTCGTCGAGTTCGGCCTGATCAACGAGACGGCGCACAAGATGAACGAGAACGCCCTGGTCACGGAAGTCCGCGATCTGGCCCGCATCTATCAAGAGGTTCTGAAGCGGTTTTTCGCCCAATAG
- the truA gene encoding tRNA pseudouridine(38-40) synthase TruA: MARYRLKLEYDGRGFVGWQRQDNGLGVQEAVEDAVYAFTGERAQVFAAGRTDAGVHALGQVGHVDLEKDWPADTVRNALNFHLKAHAVSVVAAAPVDEDFHARFSAVSRSYLYRVLNRRSPPALDRGMVWWVPVPLDAGAMAAAARVLIGHHDFTSFRATHCQANSPVKTLDALDVTLAGEEIHFRAHARSFLHHQVRNMVGSLKWVGEGRWTAKDLQSALDARDRAAGGPTAPPDGLYLTDVGY, encoded by the coding sequence ATGGCGCGGTATCGGCTGAAACTTGAATACGACGGACGCGGTTTCGTCGGCTGGCAACGCCAGGACAATGGCCTCGGCGTGCAGGAAGCCGTGGAGGACGCCGTTTACGCCTTCACCGGGGAACGGGCCCAGGTCTTCGCCGCCGGGCGCACGGACGCGGGCGTCCATGCCCTGGGCCAGGTCGGCCATGTCGACCTGGAAAAGGACTGGCCCGCCGATACGGTGCGCAACGCGCTCAACTTTCATCTCAAGGCCCACGCGGTCAGCGTTGTCGCGGCCGCGCCCGTCGACGAGGATTTCCACGCCCGATTTTCCGCCGTTTCCAGAAGTTATCTCTACCGTGTCCTCAACCGCCGTTCGCCGCCGGCCCTGGACCGGGGGATGGTGTGGTGGGTGCCGGTGCCGCTCGACGCCGGCGCCATGGCGGCGGCGGCCCGGGTGCTGATCGGCCATCACGATTTCACCAGTTTCCGCGCCACCCATTGCCAGGCCAATTCGCCGGTCAAGACCCTGGATGCCCTCGACGTGACCCTGGCCGGCGAGGAAATCCATTTCCGCGCCCATGCCCGCTCGTTCCTGCACCATCAGGTGCGCAACATGGTCGGCAGCCTGAAATGGGTGGGCGAGGGACGGTGGACGGCCAAGGACCTGCAATCGGCGCTCGACGCCCGCGACCGCGCCGCCGGCGGGCCGACGGCGCCGCCGGACGGCCTGTACCTGACGGATGTGGGCTATTGA
- a CDS encoding cytochrome ubiquinol oxidase subunit I: MPDLTDPLILARIQFAFTVSAHIVFPAFSIGLASFLAVLEGLWLWTRDDSYLKVFKYWKVIFAVTFGMGVVSGIVMSYQFGTNWSVFSDKTGPVLGPLMGYEVLSAFFLEAGFLGIMLFGFDKVGPRLHFFATLMVAVGTLFSAFWILSANSWMHTPAGYGVNDVGQFIPADWWAVVFNPSFPYRLVHMVLAAYLTTAFAVGGVGAWHLLRDANDRGAKIMFSMAMWMALAVAPLQIVAGDFHGLNTLEHQPAKVAAMEGHYETRRGAPLILFGLPDDDAEETRFAVEIPKLGSLILTHDWDGEIKGLKAWPKDERPRAEIIFWTFRVMVGIGLAMAAIGLWSGWCRLRGSLFTARLLHWAALAMAPSGFLAVIAGWVTTEAGRQPWTVYGLLRTADSVSPIGAAAVGASLIAFIAVYFAVFGAGAFYILRLMSKAPDAGIDDDIGPTRAAGITPAAAVRAARDLIRQTKEGED; encoded by the coding sequence ATGCCTGATCTTACCGACCCTCTGATCCTCGCCCGCATTCAGTTCGCCTTTACCGTCTCCGCGCATATCGTCTTTCCCGCCTTCTCCATCGGGTTGGCCAGTTTCCTCGCCGTGCTGGAGGGACTGTGGCTGTGGACCCGCGATGACAGCTACCTCAAGGTCTTCAAGTACTGGAAGGTGATCTTCGCCGTAACCTTCGGCATGGGCGTCGTGTCGGGTATCGTCATGAGCTACCAGTTCGGCACCAACTGGAGCGTGTTTTCCGACAAGACCGGCCCGGTTCTGGGCCCGCTGATGGGCTACGAAGTCTTGTCCGCATTCTTTCTTGAGGCCGGCTTCCTCGGCATCATGCTGTTCGGTTTCGACAAGGTCGGCCCCCGGCTGCATTTCTTCGCGACCCTGATGGTCGCCGTGGGCACCTTGTTTTCGGCGTTCTGGATTCTGTCCGCGAATTCATGGATGCACACGCCCGCCGGCTATGGCGTCAATGACGTCGGACAGTTCATCCCCGCCGACTGGTGGGCAGTGGTGTTCAACCCGTCCTTCCCCTACCGCCTGGTGCATATGGTGTTGGCCGCCTATCTGACGACCGCCTTCGCGGTCGGCGGGGTGGGTGCGTGGCACCTGTTGCGCGACGCCAACGACCGGGGTGCCAAGATCATGTTTTCCATGGCCATGTGGATGGCCCTGGCGGTTGCCCCCCTGCAAATCGTCGCAGGCGACTTCCACGGCCTGAACACCCTGGAACACCAGCCGGCCAAGGTCGCCGCCATGGAAGGCCATTACGAAACCCGCCGGGGTGCTCCCCTGATCTTGTTCGGCCTGCCCGACGACGACGCCGAGGAAACGCGGTTCGCCGTCGAGATTCCCAAGCTGGGGTCTCTGATCCTGACCCACGACTGGGACGGCGAGATCAAGGGCCTGAAGGCTTGGCCGAAGGACGAGCGCCCCCGCGCCGAAATCATTTTCTGGACCTTCCGGGTCATGGTCGGTATCGGCCTCGCGATGGCCGCCATCGGATTGTGGAGCGGCTGGTGCCGCCTGCGGGGATCCCTGTTCACGGCCCGCCTGCTGCATTGGGCGGCGCTGGCCATGGCGCCGTCCGGCTTCCTCGCCGTGATCGCCGGATGGGTGACCACGGAGGCCGGCCGCCAGCCCTGGACCGTCTACGGCCTGCTGCGCACGGCCGATTCCGTCTCTCCCATCGGCGCGGCCGCCGTGGGGGCGTCGCTCATCGCCTTCATCGCCGTCTATTTCGCCGTGTTCGGGGCCGGGGCGTTCTACATCCTGCGGCTCATGTCCAAGGCGCCGGATGCCGGGATCGACGACGACATCGGGCCGACCCGCGCCGCCGGGATCACGCCCGCCGCCGCCGTGCGCGCGGCCCGCGATCTGATCCGCCAAACCAAGGAAGGAGAGGACTAG
- the cydB gene encoding cytochrome d ubiquinol oxidase subunit II, protein MAFDLAFIWAGLIAFSILAYVVLDGFDLGVGILFPFLRTEQDRDTAMNSVAPVWDGNETWLVLGGGGLFAVFPLAYATILPALYAPLIAMLIGLIFRGVSFEFRWRTTRGKFLWDWGFTGGSLLATFAQGITLGALVQGIHVVDRAYAGGWWDWLTPFSIVTGLALVAGYMLLGATWLVMKTEGHLRTNARDIAERAAIVTLLLIGGVSLATPYLNPVYLERWFTGPTAAFSLIVPSLVVVCVWQIFRGLSDGKDALPFLAALGLFVLCYIGIGISFYPYMVPPGITIWDAAAPDESLGFLLVGAAVLLPVILGYTAYAYWVFRGKVDPGGYH, encoded by the coding sequence ATGGCATTCGACCTCGCCTTCATCTGGGCCGGATTGATCGCTTTTTCGATCCTGGCCTATGTCGTGCTGGACGGCTTCGATCTGGGCGTCGGCATCCTGTTCCCCTTCCTGCGCACGGAACAGGACCGCGATACGGCGATGAATTCCGTTGCCCCCGTGTGGGACGGCAACGAAACCTGGCTGGTGCTGGGCGGGGGCGGATTGTTCGCCGTGTTCCCGCTGGCCTATGCGACGATCCTGCCGGCCCTGTATGCGCCCCTGATCGCCATGCTGATCGGCTTGATCTTCCGCGGCGTATCCTTTGAATTCCGGTGGCGTACGACGCGCGGCAAGTTCCTGTGGGATTGGGGCTTCACCGGCGGGTCGCTGCTTGCCACCTTCGCCCAGGGCATCACGCTGGGCGCCCTGGTTCAGGGCATCCATGTCGTCGACCGGGCCTATGCCGGCGGCTGGTGGGATTGGCTGACGCCGTTCAGCATCGTCACCGGGCTGGCCCTGGTGGCGGGCTACATGCTACTCGGCGCGACCTGGTTGGTCATGAAGACCGAGGGCCACCTGCGCACCAACGCCCGCGACATCGCCGAACGGGCCGCCATTGTGACCCTGCTGCTGATTGGCGGCGTCAGCCTGGCGACGCCCTATCTCAACCCTGTCTATCTCGAACGCTGGTTCACCGGCCCCACGGCAGCGTTCAGCCTGATCGTGCCGTCGCTTGTCGTGGTCTGCGTCTGGCAGATTTTCCGCGGCCTTTCCGACGGCAAGGACGCCCTGCCGTTCCTGGCCGCCCTCGGCCTGTTCGTGCTGTGCTATATCGGCATCGGCATCAGCTTCTATCCCTACATGGTGCCGCCCGGTATCACCATATGGGACGCGGCGGCGCCCGATGAAAGTCTTGGCTTCCTTCTGGTGGGGGCGGCCGTGCTGCTGCCCGTGATCCTCGGCTATACGGCCTATGCCTATTGGGTGTTCCGCGGCAAGGTCGACCCCGGGGGGTATCACTGA
- a CDS encoding DUF2474 family protein, translating to MGVPRQGRPRGVSLKPAFKRLLWFAALWAAGVATVGAIAYVIRLVLLP from the coding sequence TTGGGTGTTCCGCGGCAAGGTCGACCCCGGGGGGTATCACTGAAACCGGCCTTCAAGCGGCTGCTGTGGTTCGCGGCCCTGTGGGCCGCCGGTGTTGCAACCGTGGGCGCGATCGCCTACGTGATTAGACTGGTCCTGTTGCCCTGA
- a CDS encoding LLM class flavin-dependent oxidoreductase: MLKLSVLDQSTAARDQSPAQAIRDTIALAKHCEDLGYARFWVSEHHDHPSIVGTAPEIVMAAVAQSTDRIRIGSAGVMLPHYAPLKVAEQFRVLEAIAPGRIDLGLGRAPGSDGKTALALNPNAAEDADHFPANVRDLMAWVSGAELIDGHPFRGVEAHPMFPGSPEIWMLGTSDFGAQVAAHFGIPYCFAHFITDGHGVERAFDIYRERYQPSERHPEPQASVCIWALAADTEAEAERLFTSRAHARLMRETGRRGPMESPETLAGYDYSGPEKAWLAQYRERSIVGTGEQVLAELTGRAQAYGIDEVVVLTWTYHQADRRRSYALLAEAAWGNSGKK, from the coding sequence ATGCTCAAGCTCTCCGTCCTCGACCAATCCACCGCCGCCCGGGACCAATCGCCGGCCCAGGCGATCCGCGACACCATCGCCCTTGCCAAGCATTGCGAGGACCTGGGCTATGCCCGGTTCTGGGTATCGGAACATCACGACCATCCGTCGATCGTCGGCACGGCGCCGGAAATCGTCATGGCCGCCGTGGCGCAATCGACGGACCGCATCCGCATCGGCTCGGCCGGGGTCATGCTGCCCCATTACGCGCCCTTGAAGGTCGCCGAGCAGTTCCGCGTGCTGGAGGCCATCGCCCCAGGGCGCATCGATCTGGGCCTGGGCCGGGCCCCCGGGTCCGACGGCAAGACCGCGTTGGCCCTCAACCCCAACGCGGCCGAGGACGCCGACCATTTTCCGGCCAACGTGCGCGACCTGATGGCCTGGGTGTCGGGCGCGGAATTGATCGACGGCCATCCCTTCCGGGGCGTCGAGGCCCATCCGATGTTTCCCGGGTCGCCGGAGATCTGGATGCTCGGCACCTCGGATTTCGGCGCCCAGGTGGCGGCGCACTTCGGCATTCCCTATTGCTTCGCGCACTTCATCACCGACGGCCACGGGGTCGAACGCGCGTTCGACATCTATCGCGAACGCTATCAGCCGTCGGAACGCCATCCCGAGCCTCAGGCCAGCGTCTGCATCTGGGCGCTCGCGGCGGACACGGAGGCCGAGGCCGAGCGCCTGTTCACGTCGCGCGCCCATGCCCGGCTGATGCGCGAGACGGGGCGGCGCGGGCCCATGGAATCGCCCGAGACGCTCGCCGGATACGACTATTCCGGGCCGGAGAAGGCCTGGCTCGCACAATACCGGGAACGGTCGATCGTCGGCACCGGCGAGCAGGTCCTGGCCGAACTGACCGGGCGGGCCCAGGCCTACGGCATCGACGAGGTCGTGGTGCTGACCTGGACCTATCATCAGGCCGACCGGCGGCGGTCCTACGCGTTGCTGGCCGAGGCGGCGTGGGGAAATTCCGGCAAAAAATAA
- a CDS encoding cold-shock protein, protein MTTGTVKFFNADKGYGFIEPEDGSKDAFVHISAVERAGLSTLKEGQKVTYDLTAGQNGKTAAENLSIAD, encoded by the coding sequence ATGACCACAGGTACCGTTAAGTTTTTCAACGCTGACAAAGGCTATGGCTTCATCGAACCGGAAGACGGTTCCAAGGACGCCTTCGTGCATATTTCCGCCGTCGAGCGCGCCGGTCTGAGCACCCTCAAGGAAGGCCAGAAGGTCACCTATGACCTGACCGCCGGCCAGAACGGCAAGACCGCCGCCGAGAATCTGTCGATCGCCGACTAA